In Aethina tumida isolate Nest 87 chromosome 2, icAetTumi1.1, whole genome shotgun sequence, the DNA window atataaattattttgtaatgagTAAActcgataattataattaattagggtAAATTGTCATGGTTGTATCAAACTACAACCATGACAATTTACCAAACTACTCTCAACAAACGGAAAAACATGAACAATAAGCAGAAAACAGTTTCAAGCATAATACTGAACACgacaaaaactaaacaaactaGGAGGCCTAAATCTATTACAGCGTTTTACTCTCAACAAAAACGTTAAGCGAAGATAAGTAATTTTCAGCTGCAAACCGAAGCGTTAATTCGGTTCGCATCTACATCAGTACCAGCAGCACTGCTCCTCGAAGGCGGTGCGATGTCCTTTGGGGCGGATGCGGCGGTGGCGTTGGGTTGCAGCTTCTGATCCATCCACTGCAGCTACGAGCGAGGTGGAACAAATCCGTGAAGAAGCCACCTTGAGAACCGTCAGGCAGAGAATCTTAGCCTTTGATCAAGTTGGAGAAGGTGAAGTCAGTCTGGAACAAGAAAATCAGTAAATTGAAGGTTTAACTGTGGTGTTGGaggattataaataaactaatccTTCTGGTTCAGGAGTATCCAGCAAACCATatcatatgtaaaaaaataaaatattgtattcttataaatatagtttgtATATAGGATATTAGACAAAGTGTTaatggtaaattaaataacacaggtttaaatattacaattcctCTCAACACAGTTACTATATTTAAGTCCAACTTATTTctgcaaaataaatttaacattttatagaataagaatatagcagtttttataatactgtataaaataacatataaattaatattattttaacaattcacgttaaataaaagaattatgctaaaatattaacaatttaaaaagttgttgtAATAGTGACCActactttatattattgttgtgctttttcttttcatcattttatttacctcATTAACTATTTTCGTTTtccaaatcaattaaaaagtttataaaatatttattacagctcagtaaaaactattttaagtgtaagaaaatgtaataaattctcTCTAAAAGaacagattaaattaaaaagcttttactaaaaatataaaatggtaaaatttttattcaatactaTCTCCTCAGTTAAGTGTACGATGGTGCTGTAAAAcactgttaaaattattccttatacaaaagcttttattaaaacttaacaaTTATGTCACTCCTTCTTCCCAGTTATCAAAGTTACATATGAGTACGCTGCTTTCATAATCTGAAAACAtagaaataattgtaaaaaaataaatattcaacaatagAACGTGTACCGTTACGGACGTATTATTGGTCATGGCACCAAACGGACCAATAGTTAAAGTAAAGGGTTTCTGTGCCCTCACCATCATCAACAGCAGCGATTTCCTAATGGAAATCGATTGGTCGTACCAAGTGTGTTCGTAAATCGCATCTGCAATTCCCAGACTCTAAAATTAGTTACAATTACTTAAAGATTTAGGAAATAGGTTAGAGTGAGGGTTACCTGCTCTTTAATTTCGTTGGCGAACCAACCGAAGAAGAAAATTTGTACGACTATCAGTGCCAGGTAATTAAGAACAAAGGCCATCACTATTGGTAAATCTATCTGAAGTTTCTTAAAGCAGTTATAATGCAGTACTTTCGCCACTATACTTACCgtgattaattgaaaaaatattgaggcTACTTGTATGGAGTTCAATGTGAAATCTATCAGTAGAATTACGTTAATGTCATTATTGAACTGTTCTGAATACCTGAAAcagtgtatataattttaaagtagtttataagtattttaaattggtacTCAATAATGGTTTGGTGATCGATGATCAAAGTGAATAGCTTCTTTTTAACTTCTACTTCTGATTGGTGTGTTGAAGTGGccaaattcttaattttgtgCTGTAAAATGCTCAACtgagaacaaataaaaatcatgcCTGTTAGGTAGAAAATGACGGTGACAGCAGTGTACGTACAGCCCATAAAGCCTGCAATGGACTGCAAAAAGAAAGCACCGAAATAATGCTCGTCACTATTAAAGGGCAACCACATTGTATACGGCAAAGGTTTCCTTCTGTACATCGTAACGTTGGGGTACTGGTTTTTCTCCAACTCCAAGTACGTCAGGTACTTGGTGAGGAAGTGGCAAATCCCCACAATCGCAGTATGAACCGTGATCACCCTGGTGATAAAGAATATCATGCCCTGATGCTCAATGTATATCCGCTTCGACTCCTCGTCAGTTGAGTTCTTCAGCTCGTCCTCCTTCTTTAATATGTACCTCAGTAGTCGCTTAATAGTCTCAGTCTGGCATACGCCGATTTTAAACGAGACGGTGATGCTCAAGATCAAAATGCCGAGGCTCTCCAGCACCACGTCCACCGAATAGTTCCATACTATGCTAACTCCTATGAACATGCACACTACAAAAACGTAATAGTAGCTTTGGAAACATACAGAGTAATTATTGTATAGTGACTGAAACAATTTGCTCTTTAAGGGCAGTCGCCAAATGCCCGAAAGCATCATGAACATCTTCAGCAGTTTCAAGAAGTTGATTTCCTTCTGCATCTTAAACTGGGAACTGACTAATCACTTATGCCCTTTATATTATacgcatttaaaattaaaaatttgtaaaataccaTATTAGACATTCTCTTTTTAAAAGGCCCTAATAATAAGACTACTTCAGTAATTGTCTAATCATACCCCCAGTGTTTTACTTCAATTTAGctgattaaaatttgctttatACTAATAGATTGCAGTTGTAAAATCTGCATTTTAAAGTAATCATTGTCTTTGatctatataaattaataacttaccTTGTAAACGTTGTAATTAGAGGCTACTTGTATGGAATTTAATGTGAAATCTATCAGAAGAATTACGTTAATGTTCTGAATACCTGAaacagtatatatattttaaagtagctTATGAATATCTTAAACTGGTACTCAATAATGGTTTGGTGATCGATGATCAAAGTGGCTAGCTTCTTTGTAACTGTAACTTCATGTAACAGTCGCCAAATTCCATCTTAATCTGGAAACTGACTAATCACTTAtgtcatttatattataagcatttaaaattaaaaatttgtagaatatcatattaaacattcttttattaaaaggcTCTAATAATAAGACTGTAATACttcaataattgtttaattatacctCCAGTGTTTTGCTTCAATTCAGCTGATCAAAATTtgcattataataatagattgCAGTTGTAAAATCTGAATTTTAGAGTAGTTATTGTCTTTGatctatataaattaataaattacttcgtAAACgttgtaattaaaacacaataaatatttaattcactacttaattgttaattaatcattcacTGACatagttatatattattatattatttcttatatattacagatgtaaatttacttaatgtagattaattagtatttttttagtttaatcttTGGCAACCATTTAGTGTTTAGTAAATCCAAAAATTTATCAgttacttgaatatttttatagtttttatttgtattaataaataaaataactttatttaaatttgataaattttattattatatatttaaagtaaatatttagttttttaaactattgtaattaattattgctaatatcttggtaaaaaataagttaatcataattaattaattataattgttaatattttattcaaataagtttaaataacttCACTTTTCTGGTTATGTTATGATTAaatcgaaatttaaatatatacataacatTTAAGTACCTTAATtagtacaaatatatttaattaaaataacatttgtttgatattatagttattaaataaaatatgaaatttggtttttaaggaactttaataatgtacaaataaaaattttcaattgatcAATATTCTGGACTATGAAATTGTCTGCAAAAATAAGGCTTAATTGGAAGGAACTTATGCaccaaattaaagaatttattacacTTAGGTTAATCGAAATAACTcagaaataaatcaacaattaagaatttatattttaaatcagtttcCCACATTTTAAAGCCAtgcttttattattacagaattaataaatttaaattagaataaaaataataactgtcattattaatattaactattatatgttattttgaaataacaagCATAAATAAGAGTCTATATATACAAGATGTAAATTTGGTGGcagaaaaatctaaataagtttttcctgaaataaatacagcccctcaaatttaaaaaattgtgtttttgttGACAAACTCTTACCTGTATGTTAGTTGCTTCTCTTCTGTGCCCCCTTTGATATGATGTTTTACTttgaatttgacaatttttctttttgtaacTTACTCAATTAAATTCATCTTTGTTCTTATGTTTTGTCATCTcattattaagtaatatattaaataaaacttacattTATTCTTCTTTTTCCTGTAATCAACTGCAAAGACCAAAATCATTCACTTTTGTTTAAGCAAATcagacaattaattaaaaatcaaaaaacaagtggttatataaaaatatagaaagcAACCTTCAAATAAAAACGCATATTTAAAATCAGGGGCATGTGCACTAGTAATAGTAAACTGCAACATTAtgcaaaattagaattaaaattaaagttcataaaatttaaataaactaaactttTATCAATCTAAGTGGTTATAACAACTACTTATCTTAGTGAGTTCGTGTCTATTGGATTAAATGTTACACTGGAACTACTCGAATAGCATATGTTGGCTTGTGCGTAAGATCTAAAcgtcaaaattttgtaaataccaGTTTGCGCAGATTTACgaaaatcaatattgtttaaatgggCTCAGCCCAACATCAAAATCTTTGAATTAAATGTTCACTAAACGCTAAACTAAATCATGACACTCGATTCCAATTGTCGTaagcaaatatatatttattcacaattaataaataaataacaagttTTTCAGGACAAGTCGTCTATGAAGTATGTatccttttaatatttatggcaTGTCTCCGTTTCATGTACGTTATATTCAAAATCACTACCGGCCACAACAGAAAAAGTAGCGTACGAAGAACCACACCATCCAGTGTACTGATATGTCTCGGTTCAGGAGGGCACACAACCGAAATGCTCAAGCTTATTCAACCTTTAAACTTTACAAGATACAACCCAAGATATTACGTCATTGCCAATGATGATATGAATAGTTTAGCACAACTGAGGCAATTGGAAACTTATAAACGTTGTGAACTGCAGCATGCTTATGATGATGTACCTGAAATTACACATCAAATCTTACCAATTCCAAGATGTCGTAAAGTCAACCAGTCCTTTTTTACATCTATTTTTACAACCTTGCATGCCACACTTTATTGCTTCTATGTCATAGTATATACACTTcctgatttaattttgtgtaatgGTCCTGGTACTTGTATACCTGTATGCTTTGTGGCATTTTTCTTGAAACTTACAGGTGTGAAAGACATAAGGATTGTGTTTGTGGAAAGCTTTTGCAGAACTAGAACTTTCTCTTTGAGTGGCAAGATTATGACATATTTCGCTGACAATTTCATAGTCCAGTGGCCTACactcaagaaaaaattaaagagatcAGAATATATTGGCCAATTGTTGTGAATTtcaattgtaataaatgtgatttgtgttgttttgtaataaatacatttaataaaaataaaataagttttatttaataaaaagtaaatatctaaaatcCGTATTTAGCTCTAGATTGTAGTCGGTTATTTCTGCTGGTGGCCCACTGCGTCTTCAAGTCTTGCTCATTAGCCTTTGCTTGTTGGGCGAGGTAAGTAATGTGGTGCTTTTTCCTTTTCGTGGGATCCACAGTTTCCTCTTCAGGTTTCTGCTCCATTTCTGGGTCAGTCAGTGCCCTCGTCATCCAAATGTCCTTCTCCGGCAAAATCTCCTCTTCGTTAATGTCTATCATCCTTATATTGCCGACGGGGCGTTTAGTTTTGCCCACCAACTCCTTAAATGCTTGGTTGTCTAGACCATCATAAGGTTTTTCTGGCTCCGGTGCTATATTAACTGATTCAACAACAGGCTCAGGCTCTGTGATAATTTCTTTAGGTTTACTGGGTCTCCCACATAACTTTTGCCACATGTCATCATCGAATGTTTCAGGCATTTCAAACTCATCATCACTTTCAGCATCACTACCCGCTGCTGCTTTTGCCTTTGTAAGTCTGTCCAGGGCTGCCTTCTTCTTAGCTTCGGCTTTTAGTCTCACTGAATTTGGTACTAAACTGTTTGTTGTGGATGGTTTCTGTGAATTGGGCTTT includes these proteins:
- the LOC109596241 gene encoding odorant receptor Or2 isoform X3, which gives rise to MQKEINFLKLLKMFMMLSGIWRLPLKSKLFQSLYNNYSVCFQSYYYVFVVCMFIGVSIVWNYSVDVVLESLGILILSITVSFKIGVCQTETIKRLLRYILKKEDELKNSTDEESKRIYIEHQGMIFFITRVITVHTAIVGICHFLTKYLTYLELEKNQYPNVTMYRRKPLPYTMWLPFNSDEHYFGAFFLQSIAGFMGCTYTAVTVIFYLTGMIFICSQLSILQHKIKNLATSTHQSEVEVKKKLFTLIIDHQTIIEYSEQFNNDINVILLIDFTLNSIQVASIFFQLITKLQIDLPIVMAFVLNYLALIVVQIFFFGWFANEIKEQSLGIADAIYEHTWYDQSISIRKSLLLMMVRAQKPFTLTIGPFGAMTNNTSVTTDFTFSNLIKG
- the LOC109596241 gene encoding odorant receptor Or2 isoform X2, producing the protein MQKEINFLKLLKMFMMLSGIWRLPLKSKLFQSLYNNYSVCFQSYYYVFVVCMFIGVSIVWNYSVDVVLESLGILILSITVSFKIGVCQTETIKRLLRYILKKEDELKNSTDEESKRIYIEHQGMIFFITRVITVHTAIVGICHFLTKYLTYLELEKNQYPNVTMYRRKPLPYTMWLPFNSDEHYFGAFFLQSIAGFMGCTYTAVTVIFYLTGMIFICSQLSILQHKIKNLATSTHQSEVEVKKKLFTLIIDHQTIIEYSEQFNNDINVILLIDFTLNSIQVASIFFQLITIDLPIVMAFVLNYLALIVVQIFFFGWFANEIKEQSLGIADAIYEHTWYDQSISIRKSLLLMMVRAQKPFTLTIGPFGAMTNNTSVTIMKAAYSYVTLITGKKE
- the LOC109596241 gene encoding odorant receptor Or2 isoform X1, coding for MQKEINFLKLLKMFMMLSGIWRLPLKSKLFQSLYNNYSVCFQSYYYVFVVCMFIGVSIVWNYSVDVVLESLGILILSITVSFKIGVCQTETIKRLLRYILKKEDELKNSTDEESKRIYIEHQGMIFFITRVITVHTAIVGICHFLTKYLTYLELEKNQYPNVTMYRRKPLPYTMWLPFNSDEHYFGAFFLQSIAGFMGCTYTAVTVIFYLTGMIFICSQLSILQHKIKNLATSTHQSEVEVKKKLFTLIIDHQTIIEYSEQFNNDINVILLIDFTLNSIQVASIFFQLITKLQIDLPIVMAFVLNYLALIVVQIFFFGWFANEIKEQSLGIADAIYEHTWYDQSISIRKSLLLMMVRAQKPFTLTIGPFGAMTNNTSVTIMKAAYSYVTLITGKKE
- the LOC109596272 gene encoding UDP-N-acetylglucosamine transferase subunit ALG14 homolog, which gives rise to MTLDSNCRQVVYEVCILLIFMACLRFMYVIFKITTGHNRKSSVRRTTPSSVLICLGSGGHTTEMLKLIQPLNFTRYNPRYYVIANDDMNSLAQLRQLETYKRCELQHAYDDVPEITHQILPIPRCRKVNQSFFTSIFTTLHATLYCFYVIVYTLPDLILCNGPGTCIPVCFVAFFLKLTGVKDIRIVFVESFCRTRTFSLSGKIMTYFADNFIVQWPTLKKKLKRSEYIGQLL
- the LOC109596270 gene encoding uncharacterized protein LOC109596270, with product MALVAYDYASGSEPEEDEDDESQKSSVVIPPKPTVQQNGVQPSSSQDKSDIDSIVDDDPPPATSGLFSKLPETKSVSNEIAEGQIEDFIPKSKPVKERQKVKITIPSLSEFASLDDDEPVAKKAKPAGKGSSLLSLLPPVKGSVLTAKSFVPNSVAKKPNSQKPSTTNSLVPNSVRLKAEAKKKAALDRLTKAKAAAGSDAESDDEFEMPETFDDDMWQKLCGRPSKPKEIITEPEPVVESVNIAPEPEKPYDGLDNQAFKELVGKTKRPVGNIRMIDINEEEILPEKDIWMTRALTDPEMEQKPEEETVDPTKRKKHHITYLAQQAKANEQDLKTQWATSRNNRLQSRAKYGF